The window ATCCAGACCACGGCGCCGGTCTCGCCCGGATCGAGCGGTGGCGGGCTGTTCGACAGTGCGGGCCGGCTGGTCGGGATCGTCACCTTCCAGATGCGCACGGGACAGAATCTGAATTTCGCCGCGCCGGCCGAATGGATCGGCAGCATGCGTTCGCGCAGCGGCAGCGGACTCATCGGCAAGATGAGCGCGGAACGCGCCCAGAGTGACCCGGCCCAGAGCGCGCGCAATGGCGATATGGTGGTGGGCCAGTGGCATTGCCACGATACGATCGGCGGTACCTCGGTGCTGATTTCCTTCCATGACGACCGCACGCTGGAAATGCGCTATGAGAACCGGGTGTCGCCAGGCCGCTGGATGTACCGCGACGGCCAGCTGGGAATTCAGTTCGCGAACGTGGCCGATACCATGCGGATGGAAGAGCTGTCGCGCGACAAGATGATCCTCAAGTTCAACGTGGGTCAGCGGCTGGTCTGCGCGCGGCGTTAAGATTCGTCGCGGCGGTCCCCTTCACGCTGTTGTTCCGTGCAGGGGTGGCCCGGTCGCCATGCGGAACCGTGTGGCCGCGCGACGCTCCCAGCGCCGCGCGAAGCCGGTTCCCCCCCATGGCTGAAACGACGGCGCTGGAGGCAATAGTCGTCATCGCCCCCATCAACGCAGCAAAAAATTCCCTTTCCCTGCCGTAATCACGCCCTGATCCGCAACCGTATCATCCTTGAGCAACACTCCAGACATTCCGCGCTGGCGCGCCTGCGTCAGCAGGTGATGCAACCGGTACGCCGCCTCGTCGTAACCGAGCCCGGCCGGCCGCACATTGGAAATGCAGTTGCGGTCGGCATCGGTCAAGCCGACGCGCGGCGCCCAGCTCATGTAAATGCCCATGCTGTCCGGTGAACTGAGGCCGGGCCGCTCGCCGATCAGCACGGCCACCGCGCGGGCATTCAGCAATTGCCCGATCTCGTCGCCGATGGCCACGCGCGCCTGGCGGGCAATGACAATCGGTCCCACACTCCATTGCTCCTGTTGCAAGCGCTCCAGCACCAGCGCCAGGAACGGCTGCGCGTTCTGTTCGATCGCCAGCGCCGACAAGCCGTCGCCAATGACCAGTGCCAGGTCGCACGAAGCCGGCGCCGCGGCCATCAAGGCGGCACGCGACGGCGCATCGAGCACGCGGCCCAGGTCCGGACGCTGCAGGTAAGTGGCGCGGTCCGGGCAAGCGCTGTGCACGGCGACGCAGGCGTGCCCGTTCCCGGACAATGCCGCCGCCAGCGCACCGGCATCGAGCGCCATGTGCACCGCGTCGCGCGCACGCGCATGCGCCAGCTGGAAATCGAGCTGCGCCGAAGTCGGCACGCTCACGCCGCTACGCCCGAGCGCGATGCGCGCCTGGGTCAGTCCGCGCAAGGCCTGCCAGGGGTTGGACAGCACATGTTTGGGTTGGTTCATAAGCGGAGCAAGGCTTGCTGAAAGGCCGGCGCCAGGGCGTCCGGCAGTTGCGCGGCGCCATCGCCGCAAAAGATCTGCATGCGGTGCAGCCAGGCTTCGAATTCGGGTGCGGCGCGCAAGCCCAGCACACGGCGCGTGTACAAGGCGTCGTGAAAGGAGGTGCTCTGGTAGTTGAGCATGATGTCGTCCGACCCCGGCACGCCCATCACGAAATTGCAGCCGGCCGCG of the Massilia violaceinigra genome contains:
- the eutC gene encoding ethanolamine ammonia-lyase subunit EutC; its protein translation is MNQPKHVLSNPWQALRGLTQARIALGRSGVSVPTSAQLDFQLAHARARDAVHMALDAGALAAALSGNGHACVAVHSACPDRATYLQRPDLGRVLDAPSRAALMAAAPASCDLALVIGDGLSALAIEQNAQPFLALVLERLQQEQWSVGPIVIARQARVAIGDEIGQLLNARAVAVLIGERPGLSSPDSMGIYMSWAPRVGLTDADRNCISNVRPAGLGYDEAAYRLHHLLTQARQRGMSGVLLKDDTVADQGVITAGKGNFLLR